In the genome of Acidobacteriota bacterium, one region contains:
- a CDS encoding cytochrome C oxidase subunit IV family protein, which yields MTEHIVPKKTYFVIFGALMVFTVATVIVARYDLGRWNAVLALTIAVLKATLVVLYFMHVRYGSRLTWVFACAGFFWLAIMVALTLSDYMTRGWLTMAH from the coding sequence ATGACAGAGCACATCGTTCCAAAGAAAACGTACTTCGTGATTTTCGGCGCCCTGATGGTGTTCACGGTAGCCACGGTCATCGTCGCCCGATACGATCTCGGCCGGTGGAATGCGGTCCTAGCGCTGACAATCGCGGTCTTGAAAGCCACGCTCGTGGTGCTCTACTTCATGCATGTGCGTTACGGTTCTCGATTGACGTGGGTTTTCGCGTGCGCCGGTTTCTTCTGGCTGGCCATCATGGTGGCGCTGACGTTGAGCGATTACATGACTCGAGGCTGGCTTACGATGGCTCACTAA
- a CDS encoding cytochrome c oxidase subunit 3 family protein, producing MSDTHTATHAGLAHHFDDLEQQREAGTLGMWAFLVTEVMFFGGLFLAYILYRSKYSVSFEAASAHLDWKLGGFNTIVLICSSLTMALAVFYAQTGSRRKLIAFLILTEILGLTFLAVKAYEYHDKWVHHLVPGLRPFEWTGDGDPGNVEMFYWLYFAMTGVHALHMIIGIGVLTVLILMARRGRFTPEYNSPVVLSGLYWHFVDIVWIFLFPLLYLLGAHQGH from the coding sequence TTGTCAGATACTCACACAGCAACACATGCCGGGCTGGCGCACCACTTCGACGATCTCGAGCAGCAGCGAGAGGCCGGGACGCTCGGGATGTGGGCTTTCCTGGTCACCGAGGTGATGTTCTTCGGTGGCCTGTTCCTGGCCTACATCCTGTATCGATCGAAGTATTCGGTTTCATTTGAAGCCGCCAGCGCGCACCTCGATTGGAAGCTTGGTGGGTTTAATACAATCGTTCTGATTTGCAGCAGCCTGACGATGGCGCTTGCGGTTTTTTACGCCCAGACTGGAAGCCGCCGGAAATTGATCGCTTTTCTGATACTCACTGAAATCCTCGGTTTGACGTTTCTTGCCGTGAAGGCTTACGAGTATCACGACAAGTGGGTACATCATTTGGTGCCGGGGCTTCGCCCGTTTGAATGGACCGGAGACGGAGACCCTGGAAACGTCGAGATGTTCTACTGGTTATATTTTGCGATGACAGGCGTGCATGCGCTGCACATGATAATCGGCATCGGCGTGTTGACCGTCCTGATTCTAATGGCTCGGCGCGGCCGCTTCACTCCCGAGTACAATTCGCCGGTTGTGCTGTCGGGTCTCTACTGGCACTTCGTGGATATCGTTTGGATTTTTCTATTCCCGTTGCTCTATCTGCTCGGCGCGCATCAGGGTCATTGA
- a CDS encoding SCO family protein produces MKKAKGKRQKEKVENRTVAQTEVCRFGFAWPRAFVTPALNFFLFPFAFCLLSCLPVFAQGWATKPPPLTSADPSEGKIRLLEDVGIDQRLGEQLPLDLIFRDESGSPIRLGDCFGEKPVVLALVYYNCPMLCNQVLNGLTSALGVVSFDIGKEFEVVTVSFDPRETSEMARNKKQTYIDWYERPGAAEGWHFLTGDKASIDKLTEAVGFHYRFDQSTDQFVHASGIMIATPEGKLARYFYGIEYAPKDLRLGLVEASDNRIGNPVDRLLLYCFHYDPAAGKYGAVVMNILRLAGVVTLAGVVAMLWLLRRRRPVEQPASVGGMI; encoded by the coding sequence GTGAAAAAGGCAAAAGGAAAAAGGCAAAAGGAAAAAGTGGAAAACAGAACGGTTGCGCAAACAGAGGTGTGCCGCTTTGGATTCGCTTGGCCGCGAGCATTCGTCACGCCAGCTCTGAACTTTTTCCTTTTTCCTTTTGCCTTTTGCCTTCTCTCTTGCCTTCCCGTCTTCGCTCAGGGCTGGGCTACCAAACCGCCGCCTCTAACCAGCGCGGATCCGTCCGAGGGCAAGATACGTCTGCTCGAAGACGTCGGCATAGACCAGCGGCTCGGCGAGCAGCTCCCGCTCGATCTGATTTTTCGGGATGAGAGCGGATCGCCGATCCGGCTCGGAGATTGTTTCGGAGAGAAGCCGGTGGTGCTGGCGCTCGTCTATTACAACTGTCCGATGCTCTGCAACCAGGTTCTGAACGGACTCACGAGCGCGCTCGGTGTTGTCTCTTTCGATATCGGCAAGGAATTCGAAGTCGTCACGGTAAGCTTTGATCCGCGCGAAACGTCAGAGATGGCGCGAAACAAAAAGCAAACCTACATCGACTGGTATGAGCGTCCGGGCGCGGCTGAAGGCTGGCACTTTTTGACTGGCGATAAGGCGTCGATCGACAAGCTTACCGAAGCCGTTGGGTTTCACTACAGGTTTGACCAGTCGACGGATCAGTTCGTTCACGCGAGCGGCATCATGATCGCGACGCCCGAGGGAAAACTTGCTCGCTACTTCTACGGTATCGAATACGCGCCGAAAGATCTGCGCCTCGGGTTGGTTGAAGCGTCCGACAACAGGATCGGGAATCCCGTCGATCGCCTGCTTCTGTACTGCTTCCACTACGACCCGGCGGCGGGTAAATACGGGGCGGTTGTGATGAACATTCTCAGGCTCGCGGGGGTTGTCACTCTGGCCGGCGTCGTCGCGATGCTGTGGCTGTTAAGGCGGCGCCGCCCGGTCGAGCAACCCGCGAGCGTAGGAGGAATGATCTAG
- the coxB gene encoding cytochrome c oxidase subunit II, whose translation MQVSVPFSPEQASTQAGRVDSLFAFLCVLTILIGGLITLVLIYFAVKYRRRKDDEIPRPIEGSMKLETVWMVIPFIISMGIFVWGASIYYTMYRAPKEALEIYVVAKQWMWKFQHLDGQREINELHVPVGRKVKVTMTTEDVIHSFFVPAFRIKLDVVPGKYSTIWFEATKPGRYHLFCAEYCGTSHSGMIGWVNVMEASEYQAWLAGGAVDGSLASTGEKMFQQLACITCHRSDAQGRGPVLEGLFGKQVQLQDGAKVTVDEAYIRESILNPRAKVVAGFQTIMPTFQGQVSEEQLLQLIAYIKSIGSKPPGREAGAAQPLGGSGVKPPQQ comes from the coding sequence ATGCAGGTGAGCGTGCCCTTTTCACCGGAGCAGGCCTCGACCCAGGCGGGGCGAGTCGATTCGCTTTTTGCCTTTCTTTGCGTGCTGACGATCCTGATCGGCGGACTCATCACGCTTGTGCTCATCTACTTCGCGGTCAAGTACCGCCGGAGGAAAGACGACGAGATACCGCGGCCCATCGAAGGGTCGATGAAGCTCGAAACGGTTTGGATGGTGATTCCTTTCATCATCTCGATGGGTATATTCGTTTGGGGCGCGAGCATCTACTACACGATGTACCGGGCTCCCAAGGAAGCGCTGGAAATCTACGTCGTCGCCAAGCAGTGGATGTGGAAGTTTCAGCACCTGGACGGTCAGCGCGAAATCAATGAGCTGCACGTTCCGGTCGGACGCAAAGTCAAAGTCACAATGACCACCGAAGACGTTATTCATAGCTTCTTCGTCCCGGCATTTCGCATCAAGCTGGACGTCGTGCCCGGCAAGTACAGCACAATATGGTTCGAGGCGACCAAGCCGGGCCGTTATCATCTTTTTTGCGCCGAGTACTGCGGCACCAGCCATTCGGGAATGATCGGGTGGGTCAATGTGATGGAAGCGTCCGAGTATCAAGCGTGGCTCGCCGGGGGCGCTGTCGATGGGTCGCTCGCCTCGACGGGTGAGAAGATGTTTCAGCAACTCGCTTGCATTACGTGTCACCGCAGCGATGCTCAGGGACGAGGCCCGGTGCTCGAGGGATTGTTCGGCAAACAAGTTCAGTTGCAAGACGGCGCTAAAGTGACCGTCGATGAAGCCTATATTCGCGAGTCGATACTGAATCCGCGAGCGAAGGTCGTCGCGGGATTTCAGACGATCATGCCGACCTTCCAGGGACAGGTCAGCGAAGAACAGTTGTTACAACTGATCGCATATATCAAGTCGATAGGATCTAAACCACCGGGCAGGGAAGCGGGCGCCGCTCAGCCCTTGGGCGGCTCCGGAGTGAAGCCGCCTCAGCAATAG
- a CDS encoding DUF4258 domain-containing protein, whose protein sequence is MKIRFYLDTATGLPHIYQHGIDEGEIEGILTSPGEDRPGREGSRVAIGQTSAGRYLRVIYVRDPEPDSVFVITAYELGVKALSAYRRRQRKKHR, encoded by the coding sequence GTGAAGATTCGCTTCTACCTCGACACAGCTACGGGACTGCCGCACATTTATCAACACGGCATAGACGAGGGCGAAATCGAAGGTATTCTGACAAGTCCCGGTGAGGACCGCCCGGGCCGCGAGGGTTCGCGAGTTGCGATCGGGCAGACCTCGGCTGGCCGATATCTGCGCGTGATCTACGTGCGCGATCCTGAACCCGATAGCGTCTTCGTCATCACGGCTTATGAACTTGGAGTAAAAGCACTCTCAGCGTATCGGCGAAGACAAAGAAAGAAACATAGATGA
- a CDS encoding cytochrome c, with amino-acid sequence MHDQPKYRVLRPVDQIGSINDGRSARPLVEGVVARGQLKDDVEFYTGRLRQAAQSGSASAAPQPGAASPQAEQASPQTYQGFVTEFPMPITASDLDRGEERFNIFCAVCHGRMGDGLGMIVKRGFRKPPSFHDERLRNAPVGYFFDVETNGFGAMPDYASQVPPEDRWRIIAYIRALQLSQRGTLADVPPSEREKLSAGAPQPGTEKQEEHR; translated from the coding sequence ATGCATGATCAGCCGAAGTACCGGGTTCTGAGACCGGTCGATCAGATCGGATCAATCAACGACGGGCGTTCGGCGCGGCCCCTGGTAGAGGGCGTCGTCGCCCGCGGTCAGTTGAAAGACGACGTCGAGTTTTACACCGGCAGGCTTAGACAAGCTGCGCAGTCTGGCTCGGCAAGCGCTGCCCCACAGCCCGGAGCTGCGAGCCCGCAAGCGGAGCAAGCATCGCCGCAGACCTATCAAGGATTCGTCACCGAGTTTCCAATGCCGATCACCGCCTCAGACCTCGATCGCGGGGAGGAGCGTTTCAATATCTTTTGCGCGGTCTGTCATGGCCGAATGGGAGACGGGTTGGGAATGATCGTTAAGCGAGGGTTCCGCAAGCCGCCTTCTTTTCATGACGAGCGATTGCGCAACGCGCCTGTCGGATACTTCTTCGATGTGGAGACCAACGGCTTTGGAGCGATGCCCGATTACGCCTCTCAAGTGCCTCCCGAGGATCGGTGGCGCATCATCGCTTATATTCGTGCGCTGCAATTGAGTCAGCGCGGGACCCTCGCCGATGTGCCGCCGAGCGAGCGTGAAAAGCTAAGCGCCGGAGCGCCGCAGCCGGGAACCGAAAAGCAAGAGGAACACCGCTAG
- a CDS encoding Uma2 family endonuclease, with product MSLRKEDQLFTIEYPESDGEPMAETDVHYRLMTDLRFELEQFFRDDEDVYVSGNILLYYVEGNPKKRVAPDVLVARGVRRGERRVYKLWEEGRAPDVVFEVSSRQTWREDLNTKWRLYEDLGVKEYFIFDPEYDYLVEPLIAWRLESGRYEAVEVVEGAVKSEVLDLELVNTGETLRLRNLVTGQFLLTPSELAEEADRLRREVEQLRGKS from the coding sequence ATGAGCCTACGAAAAGAAGATCAGCTTTTTACGATCGAATACCCGGAGTCGGACGGTGAACCCATGGCTGAGACCGACGTGCACTATCGTCTGATGACTGATCTGCGGTTCGAACTCGAACAGTTCTTTCGTGACGACGAGGATGTCTACGTTTCGGGAAACATCTTGCTTTACTACGTCGAGGGCAATCCGAAGAAACGTGTCGCTCCCGATGTGCTCGTCGCGCGCGGCGTCCGAAGAGGCGAGCGCCGCGTATACAAGCTCTGGGAGGAGGGACGGGCTCCGGATGTCGTGTTTGAAGTCTCTTCGCGACAGACGTGGAGGGAGGACCTCAACACAAAGTGGCGATTGTACGAAGACCTCGGGGTGAAGGAGTACTTCATCTTCGATCCGGAATACGACTATCTTGTTGAGCCGCTCATTGCCTGGAGGCTGGAATCGGGCCGCTACGAAGCGGTGGAGGTCGTCGAGGGAGCCGTCAAGAGCGAAGTGTTGGACCTGGAACTGGTCAATACTGGAGAGACTCTGCGTCTCCGGAATCTCGTGACGGGTCAATTCTTGCTCACGCCTTCGGAACTCGCGGAAGAGGCCGATCGTCTTCGACGGGAAGTTGAGCAGCTCAGGGGTAAGAGTTAG
- the ctaD gene encoding cytochrome c oxidase subunit I, producing MESVVEVVVPPRTHYVNATYGVKSWLLTTDHKRIALLYLASVTFFFFLGGLFAVLIRLELLTPQGDLVQAETYNRLFTMHGVVMVFFFLIPAIPAVLGNFLVPLMIGAKDLAFPKLNLLSWYIYIAGASFTVLAIVLGGVDTGWTFYTPYSSTYSNGNVILSGIGIFITGFSSILTGLNFIVTIHTMRAPGLTWFRLPLFIWSHYATSLIMILGTPVIAVTVLLLALERLVHIGIFDPALGGDPVLFQHLFWFYSHPAVYIMVLPAMGVISELIANMARKNIFGYKFVAMASIAIAVFGFLVWGHHLFVSTQSVYAGMVFSVLSYAVGIPSAVKVFNWTATLYKGSISYDTPMLYAFGFIGFFIIGGMTGLFLAALGIDIHVHDTYFVVAHFHYIMVGGTIMAYMGGLHYWWPKITGRMYPEAWARFAALVIFVGFNLTFFPQFLLGYMGMPRRYYAYSSEFQVLNVMSSAGASILGMGYLIPMIYLIWSMRYGRHAPPNPWGAFGLEWTTASPPPTQNFEKTPVVTWEAYEFRPREEMDVVSVRDVLDQTLRPGGVRDDGG from the coding sequence ATGGAAAGCGTAGTCGAAGTTGTCGTGCCACCTCGCACTCATTACGTCAACGCGACGTACGGCGTGAAGTCGTGGCTGCTCACGACGGATCACAAGCGCATCGCGCTTCTCTATCTGGCGTCGGTGACATTTTTCTTCTTCCTTGGCGGCTTGTTTGCCGTGTTGATTCGTCTCGAGCTGCTCACGCCGCAAGGCGATCTGGTTCAAGCCGAAACTTACAACCGGCTGTTCACGATGCACGGCGTGGTGATGGTGTTCTTCTTTCTGATACCGGCGATACCGGCGGTGCTGGGAAACTTTCTTGTCCCGCTGATGATCGGCGCGAAGGACCTCGCCTTCCCGAAGCTAAACCTTCTTAGCTGGTACATCTACATCGCCGGAGCCTCGTTCACGGTCCTTGCCATAGTTCTGGGGGGCGTCGATACGGGTTGGACGTTTTATACGCCGTACAGCTCGACCTATTCGAACGGCAACGTGATTCTGAGCGGCATCGGAATTTTCATAACCGGTTTCTCCTCGATCCTGACCGGGCTGAACTTTATTGTCACGATTCATACGATGCGGGCGCCCGGGCTGACATGGTTCAGGCTGCCGCTGTTCATCTGGTCGCACTACGCGACCAGCTTGATCATGATCCTGGGGACTCCGGTCATCGCAGTGACCGTGTTGTTGCTGGCCCTCGAGCGATTGGTTCACATCGGCATCTTCGATCCGGCATTGGGGGGCGACCCGGTCTTGTTCCAGCATCTGTTCTGGTTCTACTCGCACCCGGCGGTCTACATAATGGTGTTGCCGGCGATGGGGGTGATCAGCGAGCTGATAGCGAACATGGCCAGGAAGAATATCTTCGGCTACAAGTTCGTTGCCATGGCCAGTATAGCCATCGCGGTATTCGGCTTTCTTGTATGGGGTCATCATCTGTTCGTCAGCACCCAGTCAGTTTATGCGGGGATGGTCTTCTCTGTGTTGAGCTACGCGGTCGGGATACCCTCGGCGGTGAAGGTGTTCAACTGGACAGCGACGCTCTACAAGGGATCGATCTCTTACGACACGCCGATGCTTTATGCTTTTGGCTTTATCGGGTTTTTCATCATTGGCGGAATGACCGGTCTGTTTCTGGCGGCGCTGGGCATCGATATTCACGTTCACGATACTTATTTCGTGGTCGCGCACTTTCATTACATCATGGTCGGCGGAACCATCATGGCTTATATGGGCGGGTTGCACTACTGGTGGCCCAAGATCACCGGCCGCATGTACCCGGAAGCCTGGGCGCGGTTCGCGGCGCTGGTAATCTTCGTCGGGTTCAACCTGACGTTCTTCCCTCAGTTCTTGCTCGGCTACATGGGTATGCCGCGCAGGTACTACGCGTATTCTTCGGAGTTTCAAGTATTGAACGTGATGTCTTCAGCGGGTGCGTCGATTCTCGGGATGGGGTACCTGATCCCGATGATCTATCTCATCTGGTCGATGAGGTACGGCCGGCACGCGCCGCCGAACCCGTGGGGGGCGTTTGGGCTTGAGTGGACCACCGCGTCGCCGCCTCCGACACAGAATTTCGAGAAGACTCCGGTGGTGACGTGGGAGGCCTACGAATTCAGACCTCGTGAGGAGATGGATGTCGTCAGCGTGAGAGATGTACTGGACCAGACGCTTCGACCGGGCGGAGTGAGGGACGATGGAGGATAG
- a CDS encoding TlpA disulfide reductase family protein has protein sequence MLKSLVCVAIASLLTAVTSYAAEQGRKVVIYDGVATEVTAAAEGSKDLWVTIKDLKRATRFVVKPQGICRDELCFPIPKGKKTGFLSKKGSVTWFNLSEFARLVKQPVAPDEKNAVWYFGKREDERGTYLASLEAPDFTLPDMSGRTHSLSDFRGKKVLLVTWASWUGCRFDLPGWQSLYHELKGKNFEIISIAQDTGGVKDAGPWITAAKAEFTALIDDKHIVTQLYNMVNVPTAVWINERGRIVRPNEVGYVDNRYKAMHGIDAGPYLDAIRDWAANGERSAFLMSEAELRERMKPPSPDRAMADVEFALGEYLYKNGKGPDAIPHFKEAQRLSPDNWNYKRQAWALSDAERDYGTSFMKEVQKLNGKPYYEPRKLPEAKKQQ, from the coding sequence ATGTTGAAAAGTTTAGTGTGCGTTGCGATCGCGAGTCTTTTGACTGCGGTAACGTCCTATGCGGCGGAACAGGGTCGCAAGGTTGTGATCTACGACGGTGTCGCCACCGAAGTGACCGCCGCAGCCGAAGGGTCGAAGGACCTTTGGGTAACCATTAAAGACCTGAAACGGGCTACGCGGTTCGTGGTTAAGCCTCAAGGCATTTGCCGCGATGAGCTTTGCTTCCCGATTCCAAAAGGCAAGAAGACCGGGTTCCTATCCAAGAAAGGATCGGTCACTTGGTTCAACTTGAGCGAGTTCGCGCGGCTTGTTAAGCAGCCGGTCGCGCCCGATGAGAAGAATGCCGTGTGGTATTTCGGCAAGCGTGAGGATGAGCGCGGAACCTATCTGGCGTCGCTCGAAGCGCCAGACTTTACGCTGCCCGACATGTCCGGGCGCACGCATTCGTTGTCGGACTTTCGCGGCAAGAAGGTATTGCTGGTGACCTGGGCTTCGTGGTGAGGGTGCCGCTTCGATCTGCCAGGATGGCAATCGCTATATCACGAACTGAAGGGCAAGAACTTTGAGATCATCTCGATAGCTCAGGACACAGGCGGCGTGAAGGATGCGGGACCGTGGATCACCGCGGCGAAGGCCGAATTCACCGCGTTGATCGACGACAAACACATCGTGACGCAGCTCTACAACATGGTAAACGTCCCGACTGCGGTTTGGATCAACGAGCGGGGGCGGATCGTCCGGCCCAACGAAGTGGGCTACGTCGATAATCGGTACAAGGCCATGCACGGCATCGATGCCGGGCCGTACCTGGACGCAATACGGGATTGGGCGGCGAATGGAGAGCGCAGCGCGTTCTTGATGAGCGAGGCGGAGCTGAGAGAACGAATGAAACCGCCAAGTCCCGATCGCGCGATGGCCGACGTAGAGTTCGCGCTTGGCGAGTATCTATACAAGAACGGCAAGGGTCCGGATGCGATTCCGCACTTCAAGGAAGCTCAGCGGCTGTCACCTGACAATTGGAACTACAAACGGCAGGCGTGGGCGTTGTCGGATGCCGAACGGGACTACGGCACGAGTTTCATGAAGGAAGTACAGAAGCTGAATGGGAAGCCTTACTACGAGCCGAGGAAACTGCCGGAGGCGAAGAAGCAGCAATAG
- a CDS encoding DUF3341 domain-containing protein, with product MRSSILDPRSSVPRLYGLMAEFEEPTSVVVAARRAHEEGYRKMDAYTPFPIEELTEAIGIRHTRLPLIVLIGGIAGCLGGFLLCYWVSTIAYPLNIGGRPLNSWPSFIPVTFECTILLAALSAVFGMLALNGLPQPYHPVFNVPSFEQATRNRFFLCIEASDPIFQEQVTREFLMELGPTEVSDVEF from the coding sequence ATGCGATCCTCAATCCTCGATCCTCGATCCTCGGTTCCGCGGCTTTATGGCTTGATGGCCGAGTTTGAAGAACCGACCAGCGTAGTGGTCGCGGCCCGGCGCGCGCACGAGGAGGGCTATCGCAAGATGGATGCGTACACGCCCTTCCCGATTGAAGAACTGACCGAGGCGATCGGGATTCGTCACACCAGACTTCCGCTCATCGTGCTGATCGGCGGGATAGCCGGGTGTCTCGGCGGGTTCCTGTTGTGTTACTGGGTGTCGACGATTGCCTATCCGCTAAACATCGGAGGGCGGCCGCTCAACAGTTGGCCCTCGTTCATACCGGTGACGTTCGAATGCACGATCCTGCTGGCGGCGCTGTCGGCGGTGTTTGGGATGCTGGCTTTGAATGGTCTGCCGCAGCCTTATCATCCGGTGTTCAACGTGCCGAGCTTCGAGCAGGCGACTCGCAATCGCTTTTTTCTATGCATTGAGGCGAGCGATCCGATCTTCCAGGAGCAGGTGACCCGTGAGTTTTTGATGGAGCTTGGCCCGACGGAGGTTAGTGACGTTGAGTTTTAA
- a CDS encoding four helix bundle protein: MAVIRSFRDLDVYRLALTEAKRIFMMTRRFPAEERYSLTDQIRRSSRAVNALLAESWARRRYLAAFRNKVNESLGEAMETQAWLDHALECDYISEALHRELDDAWQHIGAMLNRMIQSAEQFCKSQK, from the coding sequence ATGGCCGTGATAAGAAGCTTCAGAGACTTGGATGTATACAGACTCGCCCTGACTGAAGCCAAGCGAATATTCATGATGACGCGGAGGTTTCCCGCAGAAGAGAGATATTCACTCACTGACCAGATTCGTCGCTCTTCTCGCGCCGTCAATGCGCTGCTAGCGGAGAGCTGGGCGAGGCGAAGGTATCTCGCCGCATTTAGGAACAAGGTCAATGAATCGCTAGGTGAGGCGATGGAGACGCAGGCGTGGCTGGATCACGCACTTGAGTGCGATTACATAAGCGAAGCACTGCATCGCGAACTTGATGACGCTTGGCAGCACATAGGTGCGATGCTCAACCGAATGATCCAGAGCGCTGAACAGTTTTGTAAATCGCAGAAATAG
- a CDS encoding (2Fe-2S)-binding protein, with amino-acid sequence MPAQTIQKSLIKLTLNGEQTEVAFAPHKTLLEVLREDLALTGTKHGCELGECGVCTVLIDGQPMLSCLFLGLDAEGREVTSIEGMAAGGQLHPLQETFADLGAAQCGYCTPAFLLVAKELLEKNSAPTRGEIQDALAGNLCRCTGYIKIYEAVELAAARMRGEEVEPAREILYGIDGAAIEKR; translated from the coding sequence ATGCCAGCACAAACGATTCAAAAGTCACTCATCAAACTCACTCTCAACGGCGAGCAGACCGAAGTCGCTTTTGCACCGCACAAGACACTGCTTGAAGTTCTGCGAGAAGATCTGGCGCTTACCGGAACCAAGCACGGATGCGAGCTTGGCGAGTGCGGCGTGTGTACGGTGTTGATCGATGGCCAGCCGATGCTCTCGTGTCTCTTTCTCGGTCTCGATGCAGAAGGCCGCGAGGTGACTAGCATAGAGGGCATGGCTGCGGGGGGGCAGCTTCATCCGTTGCAAGAGACATTCGCCGATCTTGGCGCCGCCCAGTGCGGCTACTGTACGCCGGCCTTTCTGCTGGTTGCCAAAGAACTGCTTGAAAAGAATTCGGCTCCGACGCGAGGGGAGATTCAAGACGCGCTGGCGGGGAACCTATGCCGGTGTACCGGCTACATAAAAATCTACGAAGCAGTGGAACTGGCTGCTGCGAGAATGCGCGGCGAGGAGGTCGAACCCGCAAGGGAGATTCTCTACGGCATTGACGGCGCGGCAATCGAGAAACGATGA